In Monomorium pharaonis isolate MP-MQ-018 chromosome 3, ASM1337386v2, whole genome shotgun sequence, a genomic segment contains:
- the LOC105831816 gene encoding polyadenylate-binding protein 4-like codes for MNPGAPNYPMASLYVGDLHTDITEAMLFEKFSSAGPVLSIRVCRDMITRRSLGYAYVNFQQPADAERALDTMNFDMIKGRPIRIMWSQRDPSLRKSGVGNVFIKNLDKNIDNKAMYDTFSAFGNILSCKVAQDESGASKGYGFVHFETEEAANKSIDKVNGMLLNGKKVYVGKFIPRKEREKELGEKAKLFTNVYVKNFGEDMTEDKLKDMFEKYGTITSHKVMSKDDGKSRGFGFVAFEDPDAAEQAVMELNGKEIAEGKCMYVGRAQKKAERQQELKRKFEQLKIERLNRYQGVNLYVKNLDDTIDDERLRKEFTPFGTITSAKVMMEEGRSKGFGFVCFSQPEEATKAVTEMNGRIVGSKPLYVALAQRKEDRKAHLASQYMQRMANVRMQQMGQIFQPSNAGSYFVPTLPQPQRFYGPAQMAQIRATPRWPAQPNQVRPNAQTGTSGFASMPAAPFRAAPRAPTAQAGALRNSMSARPITGQQAVAGANMQARSMAGPAVGVSPGQSRPPNYKYTANMRNPPQATMALPAPSGPSVQQAVHIQGQEPLTASMLAAAPPQEQKQMLGERLFPLIQCMYPQLTGKITGMLLEIDNSELLHMLEHSESLKAKVEEAVAVLQAHQAKQAVAPKKE; via the exons ATGAATCCTGGAGCGCCCAACTACCCCATGGCCTCGCTCTACGTGGGTGACCTACACACCGACATCACCGAGGCGATGCTGTTCGAGAAGTTCTCGTCAGCCGGACCCGTGCTGTCGATCCGCGTATGTCGCGACATGATCACTCGTCGCTCGCTCGGCTACGCATATGTCAACTTCCAGCAACCGGCTGATG CCGAACGCGCCCTTGATACCATGAATTTCGACATGATAAAAGGGCGGCCTATTCGAATCATGTGGTCTCAGCGCGATCCCTCCTTACGCAAATCGGGCGTtggaaatgtatttattaagaaCTTAGACAAAAATATAGACAATAAAGCGATGTATGATACATTTTCCGCGTTCGGTAACATATTAAGCTGTAAAGTTGCGCAAGACGAATCGGGCGCGTCAAAGGGTTATGGCTTTGTACATTTTGAAACGGAAGAAGCGGCTAACAAATCTATCGACAAGGTCAACGGGATGTTGCTTAATGGCAAGAAG GTATACGTTGGCAAATTCATCCCGCGTAAGGAACGTGAGAAAGAGTTGGGCGAGAAAGCCAAACTGTTCACGAACGTCTACGTGAAAAATTTCGGCGAGGATATGACCGAGGACAAGTTGAAAGACATGTTCGAGAAGTACGGGACCATTACAAGCCACAAAGTGATGAGCAAGGACGATGGCAAGTCACGTGGTTTCGGATTTGTCGCATTCGAGGACCCGGACGCTGCCGAACAGGCGGTGATGGAATTGAACGGCAAGGAGATCGCCGAAGGCAAGTGCATGTACGTCGGACGAGCTCAGAAGAAAGCCGAGCGCCAACAGGAGCTTAAACGGAAGTTCGAGCAGCTGAAGATTGAGCGACTGAATCGGTACCAAGGCGTGAATTTATATGTGAAGAACCTAGACGATACGATCGACGATGAACGTCTGCGTAAAGAATTTACGCCATTTGGAACAATTACGTCCGCAAAGGTGATGATGGAGGAAGGACGTAGCAAGGGTTTCGGTTTCGTGTGCTTCTCACAACCGGAGGAAGCCACAAAGGCAGTTACCGAAATGAACGGACGTATCGTAGGTTCCAAACCCCTTTATGTCGCTCTAGCGCAACGCAAGGAGGATCGTAAAGCGCATCTCGCCTCGCAGTATATGCAACGCATGGCGAACGTGCGCATGCAGCAAATGGGTCAGATATTCCAACCCAGTAATGCCGGTAGTTACTTTGTGCCTACGCTGCCGCAGCCACAGCGATTCTACGGACCTGCTCAGATGGCGCAAATTCGCGCGACTCCACGCTGGCCGGCACAACCAAACCAAGTACGACCGAACGCCCAGACTGGCACCTCCGGGTTCGCGTCTATGCCAGCTGCACCGTTCCGAGCGGCGCCACGTGCTCCTACCGCGCAGGCTGGTGCCTTGCGTAACAGTATGTCCGCCCGACCTATTACAG GTCAACAAGCGGTTGCTGGCGCTAACATGCAGGCTCGTTCAATGGCAGGACCCGCTGTTGGTGTCTCGCCCGGTCAGAGCCGTCCGCCGAATTACAAGTACACCGCAAACATGCGCAATCCGCCGCAAGCGACCATGGCTCTACCCGCACCGAGTGGTCCTTCTGTGCAGCAGGCGGTTCACATACAGGGTCAAGAACCGCTCACCGCCTCGATGCTAGCCGCGGCGCCGCCACAGGAGCAAAAGCAAATGTTAGGCGAACGGTTATTCCCTCTAATCCAATGCATGTATCCACAACTGACCGGTAAGATCACCGGTATGTTACTGGAGATCGACAACAGCGAACTACTTCATATGCTTGAACACAGCGAGTCCTTGAAAGCCAAAGTCGAGGAAGCCGTAGCCGTATTACAGGCTCATCAAGCCAAACAAGCGGTCGCGCCGAAAAAGGAATAA